The sequence TGGGAATGACATCATTATAGCATCCGCCTAAGGCGGACAAAAGGCCGGACAGTAGTGATATTTTTTATGAATAATGCGGGCTAAGAAACTGAACTTTCGTGAGAGGAATAATAGAAAAAAGGGCGTCCACCTTAGGCGGACGCCCTTGTAAATAGCATTGAATGTGATTCTCTTATTTCAGAAGCAGCATTCGTTTTGTGTATGTTTCATCGCCTGTTTTTAATACATACAGGTACAGACCGGAAACTACATTGTTGTTTTCAGAATCGACGCCGTTCCAGGTCAATATATGCTGACCGGCTTCCATTTTTGATGAATTCAGGGTTGTTACTTTACGTCCCAGCATATCATAAACAGTCAGATTGACATAACCTTCCTCAGCAAGACAGAAGCTGATATTAGTGGAGGAATTGAACGGATTGGGATAGTTTTGCAAGAGCATCGTTGATGTCGGCAAACTGGCGCTGTTATCATCTACTGAAGTAGGACTGAGGACTATATCAGCATCATATTTATCCGAGAAAACGACTGATATTTCATCAAGAGAGCCCTCGCCCATTGTTGAACTTATCACTTCAATTGCATATTCGCCTGGAGCAAGATTGTTGATATAATAGACGCCATCATCGAATATTTCACCAAACGCAACAACCTTGCCATCCTGCTTGGCTAAAACAATTGCGTCATTTATTGATTGACCATTTTCAACAATCCGGCCGCTAAGCGTTCTGAAACTGGCTTCAACAGCCGCTAGTCCGATATTGATATCATCGGCATCGGGCGTTACAGCATCGGCGTCTTGTATGTTGTCTTTGTCATCGTAGAATTCCGCTACATATTCTCTTGCGCCGCATAAGATTTTAAATTCGACATCGGGAAGGTTTTCGAAAATGTAATCGCCGTTTTCATCGGTGCGGGTAAAACGGAGCATGTGATGGTAAGGGTTAGTACGATGGCTGATAGCGACCAAACAAGCGTTGGCAATCGGTTCTAAAGTTGCATCATCAAAAACATTACCGGCAATATAGCCATCAAAAGGCGATACATATATTTCGAGATAGAAATCAATACCGGTTACATCTTCGTCAGCGCCGACTATTACAAGCTCATCATAAACCTGTCGTATATAGCCTTGGGCATAGGCTTTAACCTTGTAAGCGCCTGGGATTAAATGTTCGATCGTATAATTCCCAAGGGAATCAGTTCTGGCAGTGCCATGATGGAATGAATGATATTTATGAGCATGAACAAACGCGTTGGAGATAGGAACACCGGCAGTGTCATAAACCGTACCGGAAATGCTGCCGAACGCAACAGGCATCAATTCGAAATTGATATTGGCTGCAATCTCATCAACAACAACGACCGGGTCCTCTAATACGCCAGGGAAATAACCCCGCGCACGAGCTTCCATATAATACTCGCCGGAAGGCAGTTCAATTAAATACTCGCCGTTCTCGTTGGTTAATGCCCAGCGGAAACAATGCGGATACTGCATTTTAATAGCGAATACTAAAGCGCCTTCAATCGGTTCGGTAGTAGCGCCATCGGTAACAACACCCGATATACCGCTCATAGTTATAGCCTCTAAGGCGAAATCGATGCCGGTTACATCATTGCCGTCAATAATGACTGGATTAGGATATTCTAAAGAAAT comes from Candidatus Zixiibacteriota bacterium and encodes:
- a CDS encoding carboxypeptidase regulatory-like domain-containing protein, with the translated sequence MKKLLILSMLTALILVGSLAFAQDPDLGTISGTVTNEVTAEPLGQAIMVAMTIGNHPRPADFDSTDEFGVYELDVSYGDYRVMAFKLGYEPEFWEEADNPEDAAVVAVDEENSPTGIDFTLTERVIEPGSVAGVVTDFDTGDPIEDAIVALCTFNQPGFQRIAYTLADGSYLIDDLPPGTYRLACHKDGYVLEEYPDSVMVDDGAVTGIDFALEPLVFGSIAGTVTDAGTGDPVEGARIMARIPGHHGYQCVAFSGVDGTYLIDELIPGEYSVVCGKRGYISLEYPNPVIIDGNDVTGIDFALEAITMSGISGVVTDGATTEPIEGALVFAIKMQYPHCFRWALTNENGEYLIELPSGEYYMEARARGYFPGVLEDPVVVVDEIAANINFELMPVAFGSISGTVYDTAGVPISNAFVHAHKYHSFHHGTARTDSLGNYTIEHLIPGAYKVKAYAQGYIRQVYDELVIVGADEDVTGIDFYLEIYVSPFDGYIAGNVFDDATLEPIANACLVAISHRTNPYHHMLRFTRTDENGDYIFENLPDVEFKILCGAREYVAEFYDDKDNIQDADAVTPDADDINIGLAAVEASFRTLSGRIVENGQSINDAIVLAKQDGKVVAFGEIFDDGVYYINNLAPGEYAIEVISSTMGEGSLDEISVVFSDKYDADIVLSPTSVDDNSASLPTSTMLLQNYPNPFNSSTNISFCLAEEGYVNLTVYDMLGRKVTTLNSSKMEAGQHILTWNGVDSENNNVVSGLYLYVLKTGDETYTKRMLLLK